The DNA segment TGCCGCCCAATCCAAACGACGACACCGCCGCACGCCGCGGCCCCTCAGCGGTCGGCCACGGGACGCTCTCGATGGGAACGAAGAACCTGGTCGACGCGGCATCAATGGCTGGATTCCATTGTGAGAAATGCAGATTCGGCGGAATCTGGCCACGCTGCACCGCCAGCACCGTCTTGATGAAGCCCGCGATCCCGGCCGCCGCCTCGGTATGGCCGATATTGGTCTTGACGGCCCCGAGTGCGCACTGCCCCTCGCCGCGGCCGTAGGTGGCCGCCAGCGCCTCGAACTCGATCGGATCGCCCAACACGGTGCCGGTTCCGTGGGCTTCGACGTAGTGCACGCTCTCGGGTGCGAGGTCAGCCGATCGCAGGGCGTCGGCGATCACGTCGCACTGCGCGGCGGTATTCGGCGCGGTGACACCGTTGGACCGGCCGTCCTGATTGACCGCCGAACCGCGGACCACCGCCAGCACCCGGTCACCGTCACGCACCGCGTCGGTCAACCGCTTGAGCACCACCACCCCGGCACCTTCGCCGCGCACAAACCCGTCGGCGGCCGCATCGAAGGCGGCGCAGCGACCCTGCGGGGACAACAATCCCCATGCCGAAATGGCGATTTGGGTCTCCGGGCGGAGCGTGATGCTCACTCCACCGGCCAGAGCCAGGTCAACTTCCCGCAGCCGCAGGCTCTGGCAGGCCAGGTGCACTGCCACCAGCGACGACGAACACGCGGTGTCCACCGCCACCGCCGGGCCGCGCAGCCCCAACAGGTACGAAATGCGACCCACCGTGATGCTGTGCGCATTTCCGGTTCCGGTGTAGGCGTCTACCCTGTCCGGACTCGCGGCCAGCATGGACTGATATTCGTTGAAATAGACCCCCATCATGACGCCGGTTCGGGTACCAGTGAGGGAATCGGTTGGTATGCCCGCATGTTCGAGGGCTTCCCAGGAAACCTCGAGCAGCATTCGCTGCTGCGGGTCCATCGCCGCGGCTTCCCGCGGGGTGATACCGAAAAATTCGGCGTCGAAGCCCGCGATGTCGGGGATGAAACCGCCCCACTTCGTCGTCATCCGTCCCGGCGTCAACGGATCGGGGTGGTAGAACGCTTCCGCGTCCCACCGGTCGACCGGTACCGTCGAAATCGCGCTGCGGCCCTCGACCAGCAAGTCCCAGAAGCTCTCCGGCCCAACAACATCCCCCGGGAACCGGCAACCAATTCCTACCACGGCAACCGGCTGCGCGGCCGTGATCCGCGAGACCTTGTCGAATTCGTCGGCAAGGGCGGCGCGTTGCTGCGCGGTCATTCCGGAAATCCGGCTGAAGGCCGTTCGCATCACGCAGGCCTTTCGGCCTCGGTCGATGTCGATTCGATGCGGTCGAACAGGCTATCCAATACGCTTCCCGCCGACGCGGAGAGCGCTGCCATCTCGTTGGTTTCCGAATCGTCCTGTGGCAGAAGAATTTTCGTCAGATACTCGGCCAGTGATGCCAGGGTTGGGTGATTGATCAGCATGGTCGCCGACAGCTCAATCCCGACGAACCGCTCGGCTTCGCGCCGAATTGCCATCGCCATCAGGGAGTTGAGGCCGAACTCGACGAACGGGCGATTACGGTCCAGCTCCGCTTCGGGCAGCCGGAGCTCGGCGGCGACGATGGTTCGCAAACCATTTTCAAGTCGATCTCGCGCATCCGTGGCCGACATCTGCGACCAGTCCGGTCCCGCGTTGTTGTCAGCGGTCGATCCGTCCGCTCCGCCCGGCGAGGGTACCGGCACCACAACCGCTTGCGCGAGGTCGTAGCCGTCGACGTACTCCCAGGCGGTGAACGCCTCCGACGGTGTGATGTCACGCGAACCCATGCGCTGCAGCTCTTCACTGACGATCTGGGCGTCGGCCGCCAATCCCAACCCCCGCCACGCGACCCAGTCGAGGCTCATGGTGTGGCAGCCCTGGCGGTGACGTGCCCGCGCCAACGCGTCCAGGTACGAGTTGGCGGCGGCGTAGGACCCCTGCCCGGGCATGCCGAAAATCCCTGCGGCCGAGGCGGTTAAGAAGAAGAAGTCCACACTGCCGGGGGGGAACGCCTGGTGCAGCACCTGGCTGCCGGCGATCTTGGACCACACAACCTGGCGCACCGCATCCTCGGTCATGTTCGTCACCAGTTGATCGTTCGTCACGCCGGCCGCGTGGATGATGCCGCGAATGGGTGCGGCCCCGTCTCGATCCCGCTTGGCCAGCAGGGCCTGCACGTCGTCGCGGCATCCGATGTCGGCGGCGACGGCCTCGACGGTCACTCCCCGCAATTCCAGGGCGCGGATCGCGGCGATCTTGTCGCGCACGTCGGCGTCGAGGCTGTCCAGTTCCCAGTCTCGCCTGGGCGGCAACGGCGTACGGCCGGTCAGCACCAATCGACGAGCCCCGCGGTCGGCGAGCCATTCGGCCATCAACAGGCCCAGTGCGCCCATGCCGCCGGTGATCAGATAGGCCGCGTCGGGCTTGCATCGCAGAGACTTTCGTGCCGGCGCGCCCCGGACCGGCGTCAGCCTGGGGGCGAGCACTTTGCCGTCACGCAGCACCAGAATCGATTTGCTCGGCGCCTGCAGCAGATCGCCAAGTGTCGGCCCGGCGTCGTCGAGGTCGTCGTCGGTCGCGAGATCGACCAGCCCGCCCCACAGCCCGGGATGTTCCGCGGCGACGACGCCCGCGAAGCCCCACAAGAAGCTCTGACGCAACGCGGACGGGGCCACCGCTTCGTGCACCCCACGCGTGACGATCCACAGCGCCGCGGGTTTGTTCGCTCCTCGCCGCGCCAGGGTCCGTACCAGCCCGCTGACCTCGGCGGAAACCCGAACGGCGAAGTCGACATCGGTCTCGGCGCTGCTCGCCGGCCGGCACTCCGCGACGTAGAGCACGTGCCGGGCCTCGGACACCCCGCCCAGCGGGTAGCCCGCCGCCTCGAGGGGCCTCCGAAGCGGGACGGCGTCGTCGCCGATCAGCGCGACCGGCCCCCGACCGGTCACCCGCCCGGCCCCGGCGCCGTCCCGGTCGGTCCGCGGTTGCCAGTCGATCGTGTGCACGAACGTCCTGGCATCGGCCTGGGATTCGACCCGTCCGGCCGGCGACGTGTCGACAACGTCGAGTGCCCGGTAGCGAAGCGACCGCATCGACAGATGGGGCACGCCGCGGGCCGACACCGTGACATCGACGGTGATCCCGTCGTCGTCACGAACGGTGCGCTTTAGCGTCACCCGGCCACGCGGGTCGCTACCGGGGTCGCCGAGGCACACCTGCTCGATGCTGGCCGGCGCGTAGAGCCGCGGATCGGCGACGTCGGCAAGGGCGGCGACGTGGATCGCGGCGTCCAGCAGCGGGGCGGTCGAGCCGCCGGGCATTGCGTCGGGGAGAGCCACCGTGGCCGTGAGGCCGGTCGGCGCCGGTGTCCAGGCGTCCACCGACCACGCGAAGGGCAGGCCGTCGACGCCACGCAACGCCAGCAGCTCCGCGACGTCGGGAACCGTGTGCCGGTGACTGGTGGTGTGTTGGAGCCCGTTGACGGGGTCGTTCGAACCCGCGGCAGGCGCCGACGGCGAGGGCCCCAGGCGCGCGGTCGCATGCCGCGTCCAACGGTCTGCCGCCGGTTCGGTGGCCGGACTGGAGGCCAGGCTGATCGAGTGGGTATCGGCAACGACCTGGATCAGGCGCGGCCGGTCGAGGAAGATCGGTTGCTCGAATCGGACCCCGGATACCACGGAGTGGCCCAATTCCGCTGCGGCGGAAAGGATCGTGTGCAGCACGATAGACGCCGGGACGATCTCGACCCGGTGAAATCGATACCGGCCCGGGTACGGCTTGGCGTCCGGTGCCAGCCGCGCTTGCCACAGGTGGGAGGGCGGCGTGGACAAGACCTTGGTGTGTCGACCCAGCAGCGTGCCCGCCAGGGGTGCCGATCCAGCCGCGGGCGGTTTCGCGGTGATCCAGTGGTGGGTGTGCTGCCAGGGGGTGGTGGGCAGGGTTGGGTGGGGTTCGGGTGGGTGGGGGGTGTGGGGTGGGTGGGTGGTGTGGACGGCGTTGAGGTTGGTGTGGAAGGTGATGGTGTCGTCGGTGTCGCGGTGCAGGGTTCCGACGCTGGTGTAGCGGGTGCCGTGCTGGGCGGCGTGCAGGGTGTCGATGATGGCCTGGGTCAGCAGCGGGTGGGCGCTGATCTCGATGAAGGTGTGGTGGGCGGATCCGGGGCCGCTGCCGGCGGGTGATGGCCTGCTGGAAATGCACCGGGTTGCGCATGTTGGTGGCCCAGTGCTCGGCGTCGAACAGCGGGCGGGTGTCGAGGTCGGGGTAGGTGGTGGAGATGATGGGGATCGTCGGGGTGCGCGGGGCCAAATCGGCCAGCTGCGCGCGCATCGCCGGCTGCAGCGCGTCCATGGCCGGGTTGTGCGGGGCCACTTCGATATTGACCCGGCTGGCGAACCGGTTCTGCGCGCGCACCCGGGTGATCAGCGCCTCGATCTGGCCGGCGGGCCCGGAGATCACGGTTTGGCGCGGCGAGTTGTAGATTCCCAACGTCACCTGCGGGTGGTCGGCGATGAGCGCCTCGGTGGCCGCGGCGTCCAGTTCCACAAGTGCCATGGCGCCCTGACCCGACAGCGGCGCCATCAGCCGCGACCGGGTGGCGGTCACCCGTACCCCCTCGGCGGGGGTGAGCGCTCCGGCGACGACCGCGGCGGCCACCTCACCCATGGAGTGCCCGATCACCAGATCGGGGGTCACCCCGTAGCAGCGCCATAGCTGTGTCAGCGCCAGCTGCATGCCGATCAGGCCCAGCTGGATCTGCTCGATGCCGACCAATTCCTTGCCGCCGGCGATCAGTTCGTGCAGCGAGAACCCGGCCTGCTCGATAAACACCGGCTCCAGCTCGGCCACCGCCGCGGCGAACCCCGGCTCGTCGGCCAGCAGTTGGCGGCCCATCCCGGCCCATTGCGAGCCGCGCCCGGAGTAGACGAACACCGTGCCCGGGCCGGGCGCGCCGTCGTGGGGGGCCCACCACCCCCGGCGCCTGCCGGCCGGCGGCCAGTGCGCGTAACCCGGCGATCGCCGCGGCGTGGTCGCGGGCGACCACGGTGCCGAACGTGGTCTGCCGGGCGCGGTGATGGTTGAGGGTATGGGCCACATCGGCCAAGGCCACGCCGGCACCCGGGCCCGCCATCCACTCGGCCAGCACCCCCGCCGTGGCGGCCACCCGCCGCGCCGTCTTACCGGCCACCACCAACGTCGACACGGCCGGGTCGGCGGCGCGCTCGGCCGCCGCCACCGCCTCCTGACCCTGCTCGATGATGACGTGCGCGTTGGTGCCGCCGAACCCGAATGACGACACGCCGGCCCGCCGCGGATGCCCGGCGTCTGGCCACTCAGTCTGGGTGTCAACGACTTTCAATCGCAAATCGGCGAAGGGGATGTGTGGGTTAGGGCTTTCGAACCGTTGGTTCGGCGGAATCTGGCCACGCTGCACCGCCAGCACCGTCTTGATGAAGCCCGCGATCCCGGCCGCCGCCTCAGTGTGACCGAGGTTGGTCTTGACGGCACCGATCAGCAGCGGTGCATCCTCGGGACGCCCCCGACCCAGCACCGTGCCGAGCGCGCGCGCTTCGATGGGATCGCCCAACAGTGTTCCGGTCCCGTGAGTTTCGACATAGTCGACCTCGTTGGGCTGCATCCCGGCGTTTGCGTAGGCCGCGCGCAGCACCGCCATTTGGGAGGCCGGGTTGGGGGCCATCAGGCCGTTGGAGCGGCCGTCCTGGTTGACCGCCGAGCCGCAGATGACCGCGAGCACGCGATTGCCGTCGCGCTGCGCGTCGGTCAACCGCTTGAGCAGCACCACCCCGGCGCCTTCGCCGCGCACAAACCCGTCGGCGGCGGCATCGAACGCACGGCAATTACCGGTCGGCGACAACGCGCCGAGTTGGTCGAAACCGCGGAATACGGCCGGGGACAACAACACATTCACGCCGGCCGCGATTGCCAGGTGACAGTCCTGGGTCCGAAGGCTCTGGCAGGCCAAATGGATTGCCACCAACGACGACGAGCATGCGGTATCCACCACCACCGAGGGGCCGCGCAGGTCAAGGAAATACGACAGCCGGTTGGCGATGATGCTCATCGCGCCACCGGTGTTGCTCCACCCATCGACCTGGGACAGCTCGGTGGAGGCAATGGCGCCGTACTCGCTCAGGCATGACCCGGCGAACACGCCGGTCTGCGAGCGGCGCAGCGAGCTGGGCGGGATTCCGGCGTCCTCCAACGCTTCCCACGCCACTTCCAGCAGCAGGCGTTGCTGGGGGTCCATCTTGTCGGCTTCGCTTGGGGAGATCTCGAAGAATTCCGCGTCGAAGGCGTCGATGTCGGGCAGAAATGAGCCCCAACGCGTGGTGCGGGCAAGCAGTGCCTTGACTTCGGGGGAGCCGTCGTCGAAGAGCTCCCACCGCTCGTCGGGAACCTGACCGATCGCGGAACGGCGGTCACAGAGGAACTGCCACAACGCTTCTGGCCCGGATACTCCCCCTGGGAAGCGACACCCCATGCCGATGACGGCGATCGGCTCCTCCAGCGATCCGCGAGCCGCCCGCTTGAGCGCCGCATCCGATTCGGCGTTGGGTTCGGGCGCGGTGAGATATGCGGCCAGTGCGTTGATGGTGGGGTGTTCCCAGAAGTCGATCGGGGATACGCTCTTGCCCAACAACTCGGTCAATTCCCCCGACAGTACGACCGCGTCACGGGAACTGACGCCGAGGTCGGCGAGCGACAGATCGGGGTCAACCTCGTCGGGTCTGCAGCCGATGTTGGTCACCAAGTAGTCGACAAGCCAGTGGCGAAGGTCCGCTTCGCCACCGATGCTCGCCGTCATACGGTCACGTCCAGCCGTTTGAAGCCGTCGCTGCGGTAACGCTCGACGCAGGCTGAACGCCGGATCTTGCCGCTCGTGGTGATCGGGATCGAGCCAGGTGACACCAGCACGAGATCGGCCACCCGCAGGCTGTGTGACTTCGATACCGCGGAAGTGACCTCACGCTTCACCGAACGCAGCTTGCGCATGGCCTCCTCGGCCGACGCCCCCCGTCGTTTCAATTCGACGATCGCCACCAGCTGTTCGGTGATGTCATCCGGCACCGCGATCGCCGCCACCCGGCCGCCGGTGATCTCCCGGATCGTCGCCTCGATGTCGTCGGGGTAGTGGTTGCGGCCATCGACGATGAGCAGGTCTTTGATGCGGCCCATGATGAACAGTTCGCCGTCGAACATGACGCCAAGGTCGCCGGTGCGCAGCCACGGCCCCTCCGGGGTCCCCGGTGCGGGGTTGACGATGGTGGCGTTGAACGTGCGTGCGGACTGCTCGGGCTTTTGCCAATACCCCAGGGCCACATGTTCGCCGTGCACCCAGATCTCACCGACGTTTCCCGGCGGATTCTCGATCATGGTGTCCGGGTTGACGATTCGCACGGCCGACGGGTCCGGTGACCCGTAACTGATCAACTCGGTACCGAGCGAGCCCTCGGTGCCGCAGGGCCTGGCCCGTCCGGCGGTCAAATGCTCGTAGTCGAAACGGACCGTCTTGGGTGCGGTACCGGCTTCCGGGGCCGCCACGTACAGCGTTGCTTCGGCGAGTCCGTAAGAGGGTCGCACCGCCGTGGGGCTCAGGTTGAACCGAGCGAAACGTTCGGTGAAACGCTTCACGGTCGCGACGTGGATGCGTTCACTGCCGCTGACGATTCCGGCCACGTCGCCCAGGTCGAGCCCGGCCATATCGTCGTCGGATGTTCTGCGCACGGCCAGTTCGAAGGCGAAATTCGGTGCCGCGGAAAAGCACCGCCTGGTGGTGGCGAGCAGTTGCATCCAGCAGGCCGGGCGCCGCAGAAAAGACATCGGGCTCAGCAACACCGCGCTGCGGCCGGCCACCAATGGCGCGCAAATTCCGAGAATCAGGCCCATATCGTGAAACAACGGTAGCCAGGACACCACGGTGCCGGTCGGTGTCTTTGCGGGATCTCCAAAATAGCCGTAGAGGCTTTGCGTCACGTTGGCGATGACGTTCTTGTGCGACACAATGACACCGGCCGGCGTGCGCGTCGAGCCGGACGTGTATTGGAGGTAGGCGGCGCCCGAAGTGTATTGCTGAGCGGGTCGCAGCTCACGTGGCGAATCCAGGTCGAGCAGGTCGACTTCGATGACGAACGGGGCTGGCTGCCCGTCCTGTCCGCTTGCGTATTTCGTCACGTCGCCAACCACGGACGACGTCGTGAGAATGGCGACGGGCGCGGAGTCTCGCAGCACTGCGGAAACGCGATCGTCGTGAATGCCGTACTGCGGGGTGGACAGCGGAACCGCGATGAACCCGGCCTGTAGCGCCCCAAGAAAAGCTACGACGTATTCTAGCCCCTGTGGCGCTAAAATCGCCACGCGATCCCCGGGTAAGCCGCACAGTTTGAGTTCTTCAGCGATGATGTAAGCACTCCGGTAAACCTGCGACCAGGTCAAGCTCTCAGCAAACCCTTTTGGGTCCAATCCGTAGTCGATGTAGGTGTATGCGGTGGTGCCGTCCTGTTGATCCGCTCGCTCCTTTAGCAACGCGGGGAGGGAAGGGTCGGTGACCGCCATCGCACTACACTCCCATTCGACTGTTTGCGTTCATTATGTGTTACGCGCCCCGTGAATGTCCCTGATAGATTGCACAGCCGAAGTCCCCCAGCGTTGTGCAACCTGTGGTCTGCGCTGACCACGCCGCTCCGACGATGGTGCAGCCCCCCTATCAGGGCACGTCTGCGAGCACCAGATGATCGCCCCCTAGACTACCCGTTGTCCCCAGTTAACTAGTCCTTGTATGTAAGGTAAGCACCTCTTGGGACGAGCGCGGGCGGTATTCGGGAAATCACGGACCCTTTGCGCCGCGACGGGTCGATCATTGGCTGGTGACGCGGTGGTTTCAGCCGGGTTGGTGCTCCCCACCGGGGCCGTCCGCTGTGGTTGATGTGGCCAATGATGCATTGGTGACGGCTGTTAGTAGAGTGAGATTTGAGTCATAGTTGTCTGGGCAGGGAGGCCGACCGGTTTTGGGACCAGCGTCCCGTTGTCCGGAGGCTATCATGTCCCGTGGCTGTATCGGGGGGATGGGGCTGCGCCGGGGAGGATGGGGGAGCGGCCCGCTCGGTGCAACGGCCCCGCCGGCCCGGTCCTGCGCTCCGCGCGGCGTCCGCCTGGTCCCGGGTTGCGTGCATTGCAGCAAACTTGGAGCCGAATCTTTCCAGGTCGGCGACCACCCATCTTCCAGTCGCTTGCGTGTGCAGTGCAGCTAAATTCGACCAGACCATTGAAGCGTTCGGTCTTCTATGTCTCCGACAAGTTCTGACAAATTGTTGTTGAGATAAAAATGGTCCCCCGGAAATACCCGGAGAGAGAATTCCGCGGTCGTTCGTGCGCGCCACGGCCCCATGTCTTCTTCGGTCACAATCCAATCTTTGTCCCCGAGGAACGCATAAATGGGGCATGAAACCGTCACCTCCGGCGGACGGTCATAGCCGGCAATGGCCCGTACCGCTCGCAATGTCGGCAGCACGCCTACGCGAAATTCGTCATCGGCAAGAAAATCCGCATTAGTCCCGGTCACTTGGGCGACCAAGTTCAAAAGGTCGCTATCTGAAAAACCCTGGATCTGCTTATATCTGATGTGGCCCGGCGCCGAGCAGGACGACAAAAATAACGCGATGACGTTTTGTCCTGCCGACTGGAATCGCAGCGCGGCTGCTTGCGCCAGCGGTCGCCCGCCTGATCGATCGTCGGTCGTGCGGTAGCCGCCGGCAACATCGTGGGCTCGGCGTTGGGCCGAAGCCGCGCTGCCGTGGCGCCATCGCCGGATGGGAGAGTGGACGGCCGGGCGACTGCTGTGGCGGCTTGGGCTCGCGGGTGCCGGGGGTCATGCCACAGCACCAGTGGTAACCGATGTATGGCCGTGTACCGAGTCTTTGAAGCGCTGGACGAATTGAGCGCGATTGTCGAGGAAGCCCGCGGTGTGCCGATGACCGCGGGCTGTGTCGTGCCCCGCGGTGACGTGCTGGAGCTGATCGACGACATCAAAGACGCCATCCCCGCCGAGCTGGATGACGCCCAGGACGTGCTTGACGCGCGCGATTCGATGCTGCACGACGCCAAGGCGCAGGCCGACTCGATGGTCTCCTCGGCCACCACCGAATCGGACTCGATGCTCAACCACGCCCGCGCGGAGGCAGACCGGATCCTGTCGGACGCCAAGGCCCAGGCCGACCGGATGGTCAGTGAGGCGCGCCAACACAGCGAGCTTATGGTCAGTGAGGCTCGCGAGGAGGCGATGCGCATCGCCGCCTCGGCCAAACGCGAGTACGAGGCCAGCATCAGCCGCGCCCAGTCGGAATGCGACCGGCTGATCGAAAACGGCAACATCTCCTACGAGAAGGCCGTGCAAGAGGGCATCAAGGAACAACAGCGGTTGGTGTCGCAGAACGAGGTCGTCCAGGCCGCCCGCGCCGAATCCACCCGGCTGATCGACACCGCGCATGCCGAGGCCGACCGGCTGCGCGGCGAATGCGACATCTATGTCGACAACAAGCTCGCCGAGTTCGAAGAATTCCTCAACGGCACGCTTCGCTCCGTCGGCCGGGGTCGCCACCAACTTCGGACCGCGGCCGGCACGCACGACTACGCGACGCGCTGACCTCGGATCTACGCGGCGTGCGCCGTAGGATTTCTGCTATGGCAAGGCTGCACGCCCAGGCAACACCACGGCATGTGAGCGCACATGTGACCGAGTCGTTGACCGTTGACATCGCGCGGCTGGGGCGGCGCCCGGGTGCCATGTTCACGGTGCGCGACACCGTGGACAGTCCCTCACGCATCGGGTTGGAGCTGATTGCGATCGAGCGGGGTGCCCCGCTAGAACTGGATCTGCGGGTGGAGTCGGTATCCGAGGGGGTTTTGGTGACCGGGACGGTGGCCGCGCCCACCACCGGTGAATGCGCCCGCTGCCTGACCGCCATTGGTGGGCGCGTGCACGTCGACCTGACCGAATTGTTTGCGTATCCGGACAGTGCCACCGAGGCGACCACCGAGGACGACGAGGTTGGACACGTCGTCGGCGAGACCATCGATCTTGAGCAGGCGATCATCGACGCCGTCGGCCTGGAGCTGCCGTTTTCACCGGTGTGCCGGCCGGATTGCCCGGGGCTATGCCCGCAATGCGGCGTTCCGCTGGACACCGAACCCGGCCACCGCCACGAACAGATCGACCCGAGGTGGGCCACGTTGGCCCGGATGCTGGCGTCGGAAGG comes from the Mycobacterium shinjukuense genome and includes:
- the fadD26 gene encoding long-chain-fatty-acid--AMP ligase FAAL26/FadD26 translates to MAVTDPSLPALLKERADQQDGTTAYTYIDYGLDPKGFAESLTWSQVYRSAYIIAEELKLCGLPGDRVAILAPQGLEYVVAFLGALQAGFIAVPLSTPQYGIHDDRVSAVLRDSAPVAILTTSSVVGDVTKYASGQDGQPAPFVIEVDLLDLDSPRELRPAQQYTSGAAYLQYTSGSTRTPAGVIVSHKNVIANVTQSLYGYFGDPAKTPTGTVVSWLPLFHDMGLILGICAPLVAGRSAVLLSPMSFLRRPACWMQLLATTRRCFSAAPNFAFELAVRRTSDDDMAGLDLGDVAGIVSGSERIHVATVKRFTERFARFNLSPTAVRPSYGLAEATLYVAAPEAGTAPKTVRFDYEHLTAGRARPCGTEGSLGTELISYGSPDPSAVRIVNPDTMIENPPGNVGEIWVHGEHVALGYWQKPEQSARTFNATIVNPAPGTPEGPWLRTGDLGVMFDGELFIMGRIKDLLIVDGRNHYPDDIEATIREITGGRVAAIAVPDDITEQLVAIVELKRRGASAEEAMRKLRSVKREVTSAVSKSHSLRVADLVLVSPGSIPITTSGKIRRSACVERYRSDGFKRLDVTV
- the sepIVA gene encoding cell division protein SepIVA; translation: MYRVFEALDELSAIVEEARGVPMTAGCVVPRGDVLELIDDIKDAIPAELDDAQDVLDARDSMLHDAKAQADSMVSSATTESDSMLNHARAEADRILSDAKAQADRMVSEARQHSELMVSEAREEAMRIAASAKREYEASISRAQSECDRLIENGNISYEKAVQEGIKEQQRLVSQNEVVQAARAESTRLIDTAHAEADRLRGECDIYVDNKLAEFEEFLNGTLRSVGRGRHQLRTAAGTHDYATR
- a CDS encoding YceD family protein; the protein is MARLHAQATPRHVSAHVTESLTVDIARLGRRPGAMFTVRDTVDSPSRIGLELIAIERGAPLELDLRVESVSEGVLVTGTVAAPTTGECARCLTAIGGRVHVDLTELFAYPDSATEATTEDDEVGHVVGETIDLEQAIIDAVGLELPFSPVCRPDCPGLCPQCGVPLDTEPGHRHEQIDPRWATLARMLASEGPDAAQRGER